From Chryseobacterium salivictor, a single genomic window includes:
- the menC gene encoding o-succinylbenzoate synthase, which yields MKKATFKQYLLEFKQPSGTSRGILTTKETYILEITEGDKKGTGECAIFRGLSFEDVPEYEEMLQWLCDNINENKKLLRKELLHFPSIWFGYEQAMLNLNNGADLYFPSDFSEGYSSIKINGLIWMGDAAFMQQQIKEKLDQGFHCLKLKIGADWKSEKEILKQLRAQFPKEELELRVDANGGFSFEEAKVVLQELSDLGIHSIEQPIKAGNTDQMAALCKTTPTPIALDEELIGVLNFEDKKELLEKINPQFIILKPSLVGGFSGTDEWISFAENKGIGWWITSALESNIGLNAIAQYTFTKNPKIPQGLGTGGLFTNNVETRLVLHGDELMMR from the coding sequence ATGAAAAAAGCAACTTTTAAACAATATCTTTTAGAATTCAAACAACCAAGCGGAACATCCCGCGGTATTCTAACCACCAAGGAAACCTATATTCTCGAAATCACCGAGGGTGATAAAAAAGGAACCGGAGAATGTGCAATTTTCCGCGGACTCAGTTTTGAAGACGTTCCCGAGTATGAGGAAATGCTTCAGTGGCTTTGCGACAACATCAATGAGAACAAGAAACTTCTCAGAAAAGAACTGCTTCATTTTCCTTCCATCTGGTTTGGTTATGAACAGGCGATGCTGAATCTGAATAACGGTGCAGACCTCTATTTTCCCAGCGATTTTTCAGAAGGATATTCTTCCATCAAAATCAATGGCTTAATTTGGATGGGCGATGCGGCTTTTATGCAGCAACAAATTAAAGAGAAACTTGACCAGGGCTTTCATTGCCTCAAACTGAAAATCGGTGCGGACTGGAAGTCGGAAAAAGAAATCTTAAAGCAGCTGCGGGCACAATTCCCGAAAGAGGAACTCGAATTAAGGGTTGATGCCAACGGTGGTTTCAGTTTTGAAGAAGCCAAAGTGGTATTACAGGAACTTTCGGATTTGGGAATTCATTCTATCGAACAACCGATTAAAGCTGGAAACACCGATCAAATGGCCGCACTTTGCAAGACGACTCCAACACCGATTGCTTTGGATGAAGAGCTGATTGGCGTCTTAAATTTCGAGGATAAAAAAGAGCTTTTAGAAAAGATCAATCCGCAGTTTATTATTTTGAAACCGTCCTTGGTTGGCGGTTTTTCCGGAACCGACGAATGGATTTCTTTCGCCGAAAACAAAGGCATCGGCTGGTGGATTACGTCTGCCCTGGAAAGCAATATCGGCCTGAATGCGATTGCGCAATATACTTTTACGAAAAATCCAAAAATTCCGCAAGGTTTGGGAACCGGCGGATTGTTTACCAACAATGTAGAAACCAGGTTGGTTCTGCACGGAGATGAATTGATGATGAGATAA
- a CDS encoding DUF3575 domain-containing protein, with protein MRTLFFMLLISGTFFSQTASPEKMNIVKTNLTAYAFRNVNLSYERIINQKFSVAVGFGSMGKGGVPFSSSYIKDTELSNIEVSLTNFTIEPRIYLGKGYGHGFYLAPYYRYSSFNADNVVLTSDYGMGDVALKISGKASGNSGGLLVGAQWFLGKKDNWVLDWWIIGAHYGKGNGNFRGNSSRILTPSEQQELKKEIEGLDIPFVKYTATTDANGASINVDGPWAGVRSGLSVGYRF; from the coding sequence ATGAGGACTTTATTTTTCATGCTGCTTATTTCAGGCACTTTTTTTTCGCAAACCGCTTCACCGGAGAAAATGAATATTGTTAAAACAAACCTCACGGCTTACGCGTTTCGAAATGTGAATCTCAGTTACGAGCGTATTATCAACCAAAAATTCTCCGTTGCCGTTGGATTCGGGTCCATGGGAAAGGGAGGTGTTCCTTTTAGCAGCAGTTATATAAAAGATACAGAACTTTCCAACATCGAAGTTTCTTTGACAAATTTCACCATAGAACCGAGAATATATTTGGGCAAAGGATATGGACATGGTTTTTATCTGGCGCCCTATTACAGGTATTCATCTTTTAATGCTGATAATGTAGTGCTAACTTCAGATTACGGAATGGGAGATGTTGCTTTGAAAATTTCAGGTAAAGCAAGCGGAAACAGTGGCGGATTATTGGTCGGCGCCCAATGGTTTTTAGGTAAAAAAGATAATTGGGTTTTAGACTGGTGGATTATTGGCGCCCATTACGGGAAAGGCAATGGAAACTTCCGTGGAAATTCATCCAGAATCCTAACGCCTTCTGAGCAGCAGGAATTGAAAAAAGAAATTGAAGGCCTTGATATTCCTTTCGTAAAATATACTGCTACAACAGATGCGAACGGAGCAAGTATTAATGTTGATGGACCGTGGGCCGGTGTGAGATCTGGTCTGTCAGTGGGATATCGGTTTTAA
- a CDS encoding YpdA family putative bacillithiol disulfide reductase, which produces MKLYDLIIIGGGPIGLNCALEAEKAGLSYLIIEKGTIVNSLYHYPLYMTFFSTADKLEIADIPFISTAQKPGRREALEYYQGISRHRKININLYEEVLKVTEKDNFLIETDKSKYLARKVIIATGFYDIPNMMNVKGEDLPKVKHYYSEPYPYADQKIAVIGSSNSAVDAALETYRKGAEVTMIIRHAEISKSVKYWVKPDIENRIKEGTVAAHFNAEVLEITPETIIFKDENNTILEIENDFVLAMTGYLPNFEFLKNSGIELHGDHLKPFYNEDTMETNVAGLYLAGVVCGGKDTHLWFIENSRVHAEIIMKDILAKI; this is translated from the coding sequence ATGAAATTATATGATCTTATAATCATCGGTGGCGGTCCAATTGGCTTAAACTGTGCTTTAGAAGCCGAGAAAGCGGGACTTTCTTATCTTATTATCGAAAAGGGAACGATTGTAAATTCACTTTACCATTATCCTTTATATATGACTTTTTTCTCCACCGCCGATAAATTGGAAATTGCAGATATTCCCTTTATTTCTACCGCGCAAAAACCGGGTAGGAGAGAAGCGCTGGAATATTATCAGGGAATTTCGAGACATCGGAAAATAAATATCAATTTATACGAAGAGGTTTTAAAAGTGACTGAGAAAGATAATTTCTTAATTGAAACGGACAAAAGTAAATATCTCGCCAGGAAGGTTATCATCGCCACAGGTTTCTACGATATTCCGAATATGATGAATGTCAAAGGAGAAGATCTGCCCAAGGTCAAGCATTATTATTCCGAGCCTTATCCTTATGCCGATCAAAAAATTGCCGTGATCGGTTCCAGTAACTCTGCGGTTGATGCGGCTTTGGAAACCTACCGAAAAGGGGCAGAAGTCACCATGATTATCCGTCATGCTGAGATCTCTAAAAGCGTGAAATATTGGGTAAAGCCGGATATTGAAAACCGAATTAAAGAAGGAACTGTTGCCGCTCACTTCAATGCAGAGGTTTTAGAAATAACTCCGGAAACCATTATCTTTAAAGATGAAAACAACACTATCCTGGAAATAGAAAATGATTTTGTCTTAGCTATGACCGGTTATCTTCCGAATTTTGAATTCCTGAAAAATTCCGGCATCGAACTTCATGGGGATCATCTCAAACCTTTTTATAATGAAGATACCATGGAGACCAATGTGGCTGGTTTATATTTGGCCGGCGTAGTTTGTGGAGGTAAAGACACGCATCTGTGGTTCATTGAAAACTCGCGGGTTCATGCAGAAATCATTATGAAAGATATTTTGGCTAAAATTTGA
- a CDS encoding T9SS type B sorting domain-containing protein, which translates to MHRILIFLTLYFLAFCLPLFGQQFCNAVKITDLNGNEDPFINCSYPLDGSCLQLKVTYPTFFETTSYLVSSENFTPYGDFNAGTPLNADADDLFFSKINIPFNFCYFGKNYSEVIVGSNGVLTFDRTQLGKVNYPNVEEPNPSVTLPENSIFGVFSDLVFSKADDSEVYYSIIGTAPCRKLVVNFYKGRVLGCNQTVTSQIVLSEGSNIVEIFVENKPLLCADAKFKNSLLGIINSGATIGYSPAGRNSGIWAAQNEAWKFMPNGNAIIPQVFWFNSGNAKVGSGDVVKVCPEKDEIYTAKVSYPICGNLEYVLQDTSSVTYALDYPLAKNSTEVFCGNNSFNVNLEDYVADLTPQNPGNLIFSFYNSLADAQNAVNPQPANFVLSANRIFYVRVQSKSEPGCFRTAVLNLNLISKSLLTSNIGICDINNDGVENNFKLALFNPKLFASPVNGSIHYFLSQADAENNINEVQTANLVNGFQFYVNYKTATCSQTFGPVTLNFLSSPVVNSPIPLVLSTCDYLGDLTEPFDFMAILGSQVTSDPNMILSFYATYQEAYSGTGAVLTTIRDGNYQVYVRVQAPGGCFSIATINLDITFTKVEAKDETVYICFDGTKDMAVDLNDYASKMLLQSPIGITTTFFLSATDAEKDVNPISNFQIITDNGDLVTKTFYVKFSDATDCYAVRTIEINLVHVVIKQSKFDICDFKNDGTENVTLSTLSKRIIGSQNASVSYFSNLTDAQNNTNVISSYNVQNTAKLFVRIVSYSCSAVFEIELSLVSTPVVKELITAVKNDVCDNNNDGLEPFDLTSYESEIYTGSDAVSFQYYTGYNPANNSLTGLISTPSGFVIPKTKVVYVKVSFRSGCFSVSTINIQLNFLPVVVLKKAVLKKCDYDFNLNESFDLTEALPQLFNPNENLLTIGDLTVSYYKTESAANAGVPAAQISSPVVTINSKTTVWVRFTSKSIGCYSVAPIELLTYLPPKAMSAVIADLCDENLDGLTDVDLTAFTHRMVYTEDPENTFSFFRTKADADTNTNRIANPDKFSFGPSLTRIWVRVENIPGCFDTASIDLSLGNKITFNNSGPFLINNCDTGNDNVENVDLTQFEKTIYSGTANFEYYPTLLDINNGTNIIASPNNYLFNENTGPETIFAKVSAPGFCPEKVGIKLNLKKTPMFSLPDYYFCPDGFVDIKPDFSNLGIVKFEWRNPAGELISTTQELKNVKTAGVYSLAVTASNNCTFTTDVNVKIYEVPIITKLLPNGNSYTVIATGSKKILYSLDGINYQDGNVFYNLPYGVTTFYVKFEGSDCLGIPKKGLVLNIRNAFSPNDDGINDTWIIDDLNVFEGQKTNLKVFNRFKEKIFEQESATRLEWDGKTLGRVVSTDSYWYVLTLADGRVFTGWVLVKNRN; encoded by the coding sequence ATGCATAGAATATTAATTTTTTTAACATTATATTTTTTAGCGTTCTGCCTGCCTTTATTTGGTCAGCAATTTTGTAATGCAGTAAAAATAACTGATCTTAACGGCAACGAAGATCCTTTTATAAACTGCAGTTATCCACTCGACGGAAGCTGTCTTCAATTAAAAGTGACCTATCCCACTTTTTTTGAAACGACTTCGTACCTTGTTTCTTCGGAAAATTTCACTCCCTATGGTGATTTTAATGCCGGAACGCCGCTAAATGCAGATGCGGATGATTTGTTTTTCAGTAAAATAAATATTCCTTTTAATTTTTGTTATTTCGGAAAAAATTACAGCGAGGTAATTGTAGGCAGCAATGGTGTTCTTACTTTTGACAGGACACAGTTGGGAAAAGTAAATTACCCGAATGTGGAGGAGCCGAATCCAAGTGTTACCCTTCCGGAGAACAGTATTTTTGGCGTATTCAGTGATTTGGTTTTTTCGAAAGCCGACGATTCGGAAGTGTATTACAGTATTATCGGAACAGCTCCCTGCCGGAAACTTGTCGTGAATTTTTACAAAGGAAGAGTGCTGGGATGTAATCAAACGGTGACTTCCCAAATTGTGCTTTCAGAAGGTTCTAACATTGTGGAGATTTTTGTGGAAAATAAACCGCTGCTTTGTGCAGACGCAAAATTTAAAAATTCGCTTTTGGGAATTATAAACTCAGGAGCGACCATAGGATATTCACCTGCCGGCAGAAATTCGGGAATTTGGGCAGCGCAAAATGAAGCCTGGAAATTTATGCCAAACGGTAATGCGATCATTCCGCAGGTTTTCTGGTTCAATTCAGGCAATGCAAAGGTTGGAAGTGGAGATGTTGTAAAGGTTTGTCCGGAAAAAGATGAAATTTATACTGCAAAAGTTTCCTATCCGATTTGTGGTAATCTGGAGTATGTTTTGCAGGATACTTCATCGGTAACTTATGCGCTGGATTATCCTTTGGCAAAAAATTCAACTGAAGTTTTCTGCGGAAACAATTCATTTAATGTTAATCTGGAGGATTATGTTGCTGATCTTACGCCACAAAATCCGGGTAATTTGATTTTTAGTTTTTATAATTCCTTGGCAGACGCTCAAAATGCGGTGAATCCGCAACCGGCAAATTTTGTGCTGAGCGCAAACAGGATTTTTTATGTGCGCGTTCAAAGTAAGTCTGAGCCGGGTTGTTTTCGGACTGCCGTTTTAAATCTTAATCTCATTTCTAAAAGTTTGCTTACTTCCAACATCGGTATCTGTGATATTAATAATGATGGGGTAGAAAACAATTTTAAACTTGCACTTTTTAACCCGAAATTATTTGCTTCGCCTGTTAACGGAAGTATTCATTATTTTTTATCGCAGGCAGATGCCGAAAATAATATTAATGAAGTTCAAACGGCTAATCTTGTTAACGGTTTTCAGTTTTACGTTAATTATAAAACCGCGACATGCAGCCAAACTTTTGGTCCAGTTACACTGAATTTTTTATCGTCACCGGTGGTAAATTCTCCGATACCATTGGTTCTCTCCACCTGTGATTATTTGGGTGATTTGACGGAACCTTTTGATTTTATGGCGATATTGGGTTCCCAAGTCACCTCCGATCCAAACATGATCTTAAGTTTCTATGCAACCTACCAGGAAGCGTATTCCGGTACAGGTGCTGTTTTGACTACTATTAGAGATGGGAATTATCAGGTTTATGTAAGAGTGCAGGCACCTGGAGGCTGTTTCAGTATTGCTACCATCAATTTAGATATTACTTTCACGAAAGTTGAAGCCAAAGACGAAACTGTTTATATCTGTTTTGATGGAACTAAGGATATGGCTGTTGATTTAAATGATTATGCGTCGAAAATGTTGTTACAGTCTCCCATTGGTATCACAACAACATTCTTTTTATCAGCCACTGACGCAGAAAAAGATGTAAATCCAATTTCAAATTTCCAGATCATTACGGATAACGGCGATTTGGTGACCAAAACTTTTTATGTGAAATTCTCTGACGCTACAGATTGTTATGCGGTGAGAACAATTGAAATTAATTTGGTGCATGTGGTCATAAAACAGTCTAAGTTTGATATTTGTGACTTTAAAAATGATGGCACAGAAAATGTGACGCTTTCTACCCTGAGCAAACGGATCATAGGATCTCAGAATGCTTCTGTTTCCTATTTTTCTAATCTCACTGATGCCCAGAACAATACGAATGTGATCAGCAGTTATAACGTTCAGAATACAGCGAAACTCTTCGTGCGAATAGTATCATATAGTTGTTCAGCAGTTTTTGAAATTGAGCTTTCTTTGGTTTCAACACCCGTTGTTAAGGAATTGATCACAGCTGTTAAAAACGATGTATGTGATAATAATAATGATGGACTGGAACCCTTCGATCTCACCAGTTATGAATCCGAAATTTATACAGGTTCTGATGCTGTCAGCTTTCAATATTATACGGGTTATAATCCTGCGAACAATTCTTTGACAGGTTTGATCTCAACGCCTTCTGGATTTGTTATTCCCAAAACGAAGGTTGTTTACGTGAAGGTCTCTTTTAGAAGTGGTTGTTTTTCTGTGAGCACGATAAATATCCAACTGAATTTTTTACCGGTTGTTGTTTTAAAAAAAGCAGTTCTTAAAAAATGTGATTATGACTTTAATCTCAACGAATCTTTTGATCTGACAGAGGCTTTGCCGCAGTTATTTAATCCAAATGAAAATTTACTCACCATTGGCGATCTCACGGTTTCTTATTATAAAACAGAAAGTGCGGCCAATGCAGGAGTTCCTGCTGCCCAAATTAGTTCACCGGTAGTCACCATCAATTCAAAAACAACTGTATGGGTGAGGTTTACATCTAAGTCTATCGGCTGTTATTCTGTAGCACCGATCGAGCTCTTGACCTATCTTCCTCCGAAAGCGATGAGCGCTGTAATTGCAGACTTGTGCGATGAAAATCTTGATGGATTAACAGATGTTGATTTAACGGCTTTTACGCATCGAATGGTGTATACAGAAGATCCCGAAAATACTTTCAGTTTTTTCCGCACCAAAGCAGATGCAGATACCAATACCAATAGGATTGCAAATCCGGATAAATTTAGCTTTGGCCCTTCTCTTACGAGAATTTGGGTGCGGGTAGAAAATATCCCGGGATGTTTTGATACCGCTTCCATTGATTTATCTCTGGGAAATAAAATTACCTTTAACAATAGCGGACCGTTTCTAATTAATAACTGTGACACGGGAAACGACAACGTAGAAAATGTGGATCTCACGCAGTTTGAAAAAACTATTTATTCCGGCACTGCGAATTTTGAGTATTACCCGACTCTTTTAGATATAAATAACGGAACCAATATAATCGCCAGTCCCAATAATTATTTATTTAATGAAAATACGGGACCTGAAACAATCTTTGCCAAAGTAAGCGCACCGGGATTCTGTCCGGAAAAGGTGGGAATTAAATTAAATCTTAAGAAAACCCCCATGTTCAGTTTGCCGGATTATTATTTCTGCCCGGATGGTTTTGTGGATATTAAACCCGATTTTTCTAATCTTGGTATTGTGAAATTTGAGTGGAGGAATCCGGCAGGAGAATTAATCTCCACCACCCAAGAATTAAAAAATGTAAAAACAGCGGGCGTTTATTCACTAGCGGTAACCGCCTCTAACAACTGTACCTTCACTACTGATGTAAATGTTAAAATTTATGAGGTTCCCATTATCACTAAATTATTGCCCAACGGAAATTCCTACACGGTGATTGCAACCGGAAGCAAAAAAATCCTTTATTCCCTCGACGGAATTAACTATCAGGACGGAAATGTGTTTTATAATTTGCCTTATGGCGTAACTACTTTTTATGTAAAATTTGAAGGATCAGATTGTTTGGGAATTCCTAAAAAAGGATTGGTTTTAAATATTCGAAATGCTTTCAGTCCGAATGACGACGGTATTAATGATACCTGGATTATCGATGATCTCAATGTTTTTGAGGGCCAGAAAACGAATTTAAAAGTATTCAACAGATTCAAAGAAAAGATTTTTGAACAGGAAAGTGCAACCCGTTTAGAGTGGGATGGTAAAACTTTGGGCCGCGTGGTTTCTACGGATTCTTACTGGTATGTTTTAACTTTGGCCGATGGTCGCGTGTTTACAGGCTGGGTTTTAGTGAAAAACAGAAATTAA
- a CDS encoding sensor histidine kinase, with amino-acid sequence MSKKKNELKEAEFKNLILQKEIEVQKEAQAEKQRISRDMHDDFGSGISALKLQIEFLKLSKHDGSIDANIEDLLTGCDHLNHSMREMLWSLNSSYDSLESFINYVTVYAVNFFKKTKIKPHIHNEGHQNIVLGTVIRRNLYLCVKEALNNIYKHSSAENVFLNFEQKENHFVLDVKDDGVGLSSNHSGGNGFANMESRMTAMKGQFKILPSEKGLHLQFILSLAE; translated from the coding sequence ATGTCGAAAAAGAAAAATGAACTCAAAGAAGCAGAATTTAAAAATCTGATCCTGCAAAAAGAAATTGAAGTGCAAAAAGAAGCACAGGCAGAAAAGCAACGGATCTCCCGCGATATGCATGATGATTTTGGGTCGGGTATTTCCGCTTTGAAACTTCAGATCGAATTTTTGAAACTTTCAAAACACGATGGCAGTATTGATGCGAATATTGAAGATTTATTAACAGGTTGTGATCATCTGAATCATTCCATGCGTGAAATGTTGTGGAGTTTGAATTCAAGTTATGACAGCTTGGAAAGTTTCATCAATTATGTGACCGTTTACGCAGTGAATTTCTTTAAGAAAACAAAAATAAAACCGCATATCCATAATGAAGGTCACCAAAATATAGTGCTGGGAACTGTTATTCGCCGTAATTTGTATCTGTGTGTCAAAGAAGCTCTGAACAATATTTACAAACACAGCTCAGCCGAAAATGTCTTCCTTAACTTTGAACAGAAAGAAAACCATTTTGTACTTGACGTGAAAGATGACGGAGTCGGACTGAGCTCCAACCACTCAGGAGGGAATGGATTTGCCAATATGGAAAGCAGAATGACTGCGATGAAAGGTCAATTTAAAATCCTTCCTTCCGAAAAAGGGTTACATCTTCAATTCATTTTATCATTAGCAGAGTAA